In Limnochordia bacterium, the DNA window GCACGAAACAATCGTCTGTATAACCGAAGACTATCGTAGTGGGCTTGTACCGCTCGGACTATATCCTTCATGTTCGCCTTACGATACCGTGCCTTACCGCATGGCTGTACCGGTGGTACACATACAGGAAGGCCTTGTCCTATAGCCAAAGCAATTAGCGTTATCACAAGTAGAATGACGATGTCTTCTTTCTTTCGTTTACTTAGTCTCATAAACAATTCCTTCCATGGAAAAAACTCATAATGAAAGGATTCTCCGCAAACAGTTTAGTCTCCGTCTTCGGAATTGTTTACGCACTTCTCAGATCAATTCCCTTAATTCAGATCAAGCGTTCGTACTTCGCATTCTTAAGTCCCATAAGTGCAACCCCACCAGCGAAAAGGATGGTCCTTATCCTCGAGATTGATTTTGCCTACCTTCTTGTTCAGCGATTCCAAGGTAATACCGTAATAATCATTGTCTTGTCCGTTTAGAAAGTTTGCCGCCATGTGCCAGTCGAGATAGTACTCTCTATAGCCTGAAGTATGGGTTACAAGCCGTTTCAGCGTCGGATAGTAGCCCTTGGTTGGTAGTAAAAGATACTGATTTATTTGCGCGTCCAGATCTATTTTTTCCTCTTGGATTGCCTTACAAAGAAGTGAAGTCGTAAACGTTTTTGTGAGCGAGCCGATCTCATAGTCATATTTGTCTTGTGGTACGACCGTTCCATTATATCCATATACGGTATATGCTATTTCCCCGTCTTTAAGGATCCCCACAGTAATAAGGGCGTTTTCATTTCCCTTTGTCGTGTAATGAAGCATATCCTTAAAAGACATGGATGGGATCTTGCTCATCTGCCAGGAGGAATATAGGTATATACCACCTAGGGCTACTGCAACAATGATTACAACTGAAACTGCAATCTTCACAATCAGTTTGCGTTTCCTTGCAGCCATACCCTCTCTCTTTCCTCCTGTTCACCATCTGTTAACGCCGTAAGCATCGTCCGGTGTCAGACAATACCCACTTGATAAATTACACCGCAGACTAACTTGCGGTTCTAAGTACATACTCCGGAGTAATCCTACCAGGACAACCCTACACATCTGGCCGCCAAGCTATCCATACCAATTGGCGATCTATCCGTCCCTCAATGATCTGTCTTTAACAAGAATACCACCAAAACAACGGCCCCTCAAGAGCAGCTATTTCGCTGTATTTCCTCCGAACATGAGAAAAACACCCTATTAACACCGAAAAGATGCTTACCACCGTCTAGTAGTTACCCTCGTATATGCATGACATCGTAGACAAGGCGGCGCCAATATTCCCCGAGTAGCATTTGGATAGCCTGATGACGTCACTTGGTATCGCACTATTAGTGACTCAGCAACTGAGTAGACGTGCCAATGGTCCAAGAAGCCAATCAGAATGGACGAACCTACGATGAAGATATCTAGCGTGCTCTACCTCTTCTGCATTCTTCAGGGAAACCTTCAGCCACGTTAGTTGGGGCAACCGTATTTACCCTATTTTACCCGATGCCCCCATAATTTCACTTTTGGATGGTAAAGGCAAAAAGAAAAACCCTTTATTATCAAGGGTTTGAGATGGAGCCGGCGATAGGACTTGAACCCACAACCTGCTGATTACGATTCAGCTGCTCTACCGATTGAGCTACGCCGGCATAAAATGGAGCGGGCGACGGGACTCGAACCCGCGGCCCTCAGCTTGGGAAGCTGATGCTCTACCAACTGAGCTACGCCCGCTCGAAACTATAAATGGTGGGCACGGCTGGTATCGAACCAGCGACCTCTGCAATGTGAGTGCAGCGCTCTCCCCCTGAGCTACGCGCCCATGTGTTTACATTATATATCCACAAGAAAGGCAAAGTCAAGAGCTTGAAACCTCCGACTACAGTCTTCGTTCATTGCTTGCTTGAGCAGATACCCCTGCCTTTGCTGCATCGACTAAGGAATGGGTCCTACTGCCGGAAAATCCTAAGGCAGCTGATAGGAGAAACCCTGTCAGCTGCCTATGAACTGCGCCCATTACTGGAAAGGGTTAAACCGTTTTAGAAGCAGGGAGTTTGCAACCACCGAGACTGAACTTAGGGCCATTGCTGCACCGCCAATTACTGGCGTAAAAACACCAAAGACAGCCAGGGGAATTACCACCGTATTGTATATCACAGCCCAGAAAAGGTTCTGACGAATCTTACGCAGGGTCTGTCGGGACAATCTAATAGCGGCGGGAATGGCCCGCAGATCCCCTCGGGTTAAGGTAACAGATGCACTTTCGATTGCAATATCGGTACCTGTGCCAATCGCCATGCCCACATCGGCTAAGGCCAAGGCCGGTGCGTCGTTGATACCATCACCCACCATCGCCACCACTTTGCCTTAGGCCTTAAGTTGCTTGATGCGATTAGCCTTATCATCGGGAAGTACTTGGGCAATTACTTGTTTGATCCCTACTTGTGTTGCAACAGCCCGAGCTGTCCTTTCCCGATCTCCAGTTAGCATGTAGACTTCTATACTCATATTATCAAGCTGTTGTATAGCTTCGGCGGCATGTTCCTTAACCGTGTCCGCAACGGCGACTAAACCCACCGGGTAACCCGCCGTTGCCACAAACATAACCGTCTTTCCTTCTTCTTCAAGGCGTTGGAAGAGTGACGGATCGAAGGTGACGTTTTGCTCCGCCATTAACGTCTCGTTTCCTACATACCAGGTGGCATCCATGGTGCTGAACTGTATGCCTTTCCCAGATATCGCCATGAAATCCTTGATTGATGGAAATTCCACGCC includes these proteins:
- a CDS encoding beta-lactamase family protein is translated as MAARKRKLIVKIAVSVVIIVAVALGGIYLYSSWQMSKIPSMSFKDMLHYTTKGNENALITVGILKDGEIAYTVYGYNGTVVPQDKYDYEIGSLTKTFTTSLLCKAIQEEKIDLDAQINQYLLLPTKGYYPTLKRLVTHTSGYREYYLDWHMAANFLNGQDNDYYGITLESLNKKVGKINLEDKDHPFRWWGCTYGT